Below is a genomic region from Acidobacteriota bacterium.
ACGCGCGAGAAGCCCGGAAGGGCGCGGTCGATGGTCTCGGCCGGCACGGTGAGGGAGAGCCGCATGTGGCCGGGCGTACCGAAGGCGGAGCCGGGGACGGCCAGGATGCCTTCCTCGACGAGCGCCTCGACGAAGGTGGTGTCGTCCGGGATGGGGGTGCGCGGGAACACGTAGAACGTCCCCTGCGGCTCCACCACGTCGTAGCCGGCCGCGCGAAGGCCGGCGACGAGGCGGTCCCGCTTCGCGCGGTACGGCTCGGGGTCGATGGCGGCTTCGGGATCGCGCTCGAGCACGTCGGCGATCACGCGCTGCCACAGCGCCGGCGCGTTGACGAACCCGAGCGCCCGCATCGCGAACGCGCACGCTTCCGCCAGGCGCCGGGCGCCCTCGATCCGCGGCGAGATCGCGAGGTAGCCGATCCGCTCCCCGGGAATCGCCAAGGTCTTCGACCACGAGCTGGCGATCACCGTCCCCTCGACGGCGGTCACCACCTCGGGTGCCGGCTCGTCGCCGAAGGTGAGCGCCCGGTAGGGCTCGTCGCTGATGACGGTGACCGGCGGCCGGCGCCCGCGCAGCAGCTCGCCGAGCCGCCCGAGTTCCTCCGCCCGGTAGACCGCTCCCGAGGGGTTGTTCGGCGTGTTGATCAGCAGCGCGCGCGTCCTCGGCGAGAGGGCTCGCTCGACCGCGTCGATGTCCAGCTGGAAATCGGCCTTCGTGTCGACGACGACCGGCACGCCGCCGTAGTTCTCCACGTAGTGCCGGTACTCGACGAAGTGCGGCGCGATGAGGACGACCTCGTCCCCCGGCTCGAGCATCGCCCGAAGTGCGATGTTGATCGCCCCCGCCGCCCCGACCGTCATCAGGACGTGATCCTCGGTGAACGGCAGCCCGGTGCGCCGGGCCAGCGCAGAAGCGACGGCCCGCCGCGCCGGGAGCAGCCCGGGCGTCGGCATGTACGCGTGCGCGCCCGGTGAGCTTTCGGCCGCCACCCGGGCGAGAGCCTGGCGGACCACCTCGGGCGGGTCGATCTCGGGGTTTCCGAGGGTGAAATCGAAGACCGCGTCCGGCCCCCGTTCGGCCCGGAGGCGCCGGCCGAGTTCGAACATCCGCCGGATCCAGGAGGCGGCGCCCATCTGCCGGGCGACGGTGCGACCGATCGGCATGGGCCGATCATACCC
It encodes:
- a CDS encoding pyridoxal phosphate-dependent aminotransferase; this encodes MPIGRTVARQMGAASWIRRMFELGRRLRAERGPDAVFDFTLGNPEIDPPEVVRQALARVAAESSPGAHAYMPTPGLLPARRAVASALARRTGLPFTEDHVLMTVGAAGAINIALRAMLEPGDEVVLIAPHFVEYRHYVENYGGVPVVVDTKADFQLDIDAVERALSPRTRALLINTPNNPSGAVYRAEELGRLGELLRGRRPPVTVISDEPYRALTFGDEPAPEVVTAVEGTVIASSWSKTLAIPGERIGYLAISPRIEGARRLAEACAFAMRALGFVNAPALWQRVIADVLERDPEAAIDPEPYRAKRDRLVAGLRAAGYDVVEPQGTFYVFPRTPIPDDTTFVEALVEEGILAVPGSAFGTPGHMRLSLTVPAETIDRALPGFSRV